The proteins below come from a single Oncorhynchus tshawytscha isolate Ot180627B linkage group LG22, Otsh_v2.0, whole genome shotgun sequence genomic window:
- the LOC112221544 gene encoding 5-hydroxytryptamine receptor 6-like translates to MDNSSLPGLEAATASGDAVNPLGSSNGSLSETSAWGISGSGPWLLACMLSLIILMTACGNTLLIALVFAQRSLRNTSNCFLVSLFLSDLMVALVVMPPAMLNVLYGAWVLWPGFCPVWLCFDVMCCSASILNLCVISLDRYLLIISPLRYKQRMTPPRALLLVGGAWGLAALTSFLPIKMNWHSLELSLWYHASYFQLSQSGGLSFQCCLRVTFPFALVASVLTFFLPSSAICFTYCQILLAARRQARRVAALSQPPYPHHSPGEPSHPPSPGGGAAGHAHLEGDDYSHQENPVSRHVPLSVNSERRLAHRQGRRAVKASLTLGVLLGLFFSAWLPFFITNMAQAVCECVPPALFDAITWLGYCNSTMNPIIYPLFMRDFKRALGRLLPCCSTRSPHRPSLALSLSLRNSGEPNLPTEPPSLASDPPQPPATATDAVNLFDDDHAGIELPLRLPNQVDTLD, encoded by the exons ATGGACAACTCATCCTTACCTGGCTTAGAGGCAGCAACTGCAAGTGGGGATGCTGTTAACCCTTTAGGGAGTTCCAATGGCAGCTTGTCCGAAACCAGTGCCTGGGGCATCAGTGGCAGTGGTCCGTGGCTGTTGGCGTGCATGTTATCCCTCATCATCCTGATGACGGCTTGTGGCAACACTCTGTTGATCGCTCTGGTGTTTGCCCAACGCTCCTTACGCAACACCTCCAACTGTTTCCTggtgtctctcttcctgtctgaccTGATGGTGGCTCTGGTGGTGATGCCGCCGGCAATGCTCAATGTGCTGTACGGGGCCTGGGTGTTGTGGCCGGGCTTCTGCCCCGTGTGGCTCTGCTTCGACGTCATGTGCTGTAGTGCCTCCATTCTCAACCTGTGTGTGATCAGCCTGGACCGCTACCTCCTCATCATCTCGCCGCTGCGCTACAAGCAGAGGATGACCCCTCCTCGGGCCCTTCTTCTGGTGGGAGGGGCCTGGGGTCTGGCCGCCCTCACCTCCTTCTTGCCCatcaagatgaactggcacagctTGG AGCTGAGCTTGTGGTACCACGCCTCCTACTTCCAGCTGTCGCAGTCCGGTGGCCTGTCCTTCCAGTGCTGTCTGCGGGTTACCTTTCCTTTTGCCCTGGTGGCGTCAGTCCTCACCTTCTTCTTGCCATCCAGTGCCATCTGCTTCACCTACTGTCAGATTCTCCTGGCGGCGCGGAGACAGGCGAGGCGGGTGGCGGCGCTAAGTCAACCTCCGTACCCGCATCATTCGCCTGGGGAGCCTTCTCACCCTCCGTCACCAGGTGGGGGCGCCGCCGGACATGCTCACCTCGAAGGAGATGACTACAGTCATCAGGAGAACCCTGTGTCACGCCACGTGCCG TTGTCGGTGAACAGCGAGCGGCGGCTGGCCCACCGGCAGGGACGGAGGGCAGTGAAGGCCAGTCTGACCCTGGGAGTCCTGCTGGGCCTCTTCTTCAGCGCCTGGCTGCCCTTCTTCATCACCAACATGGCCCAG gcggTATGTGAGTGTGTTCCCCCGGCGCTCTTTGACGCCATCACCTGGCTGGGCTATTGTAACAGCACCATGAACCCCATCATCTACCCGCTGTTCATGCGTGACTTCAAACGGGCCCTGGGGAGGCTGCTGCCCTGCTGCTCTACCCGCTCGCCCCACAGACCCTCACTggcgctctccctctccctccgcaACTCCGGCGAGCCCAACCTGCCCACGGAGCCCCCCTCCCTGGCCTCCGACCCCCCACAGCCCCCCGCCACCGCCACAGATGCCGTCAACCTGTTTGACGACGACCACGCTGGGATTGAGCTGCCCCTGCGGTTGCCCAATCAGGTGGACACGCTGGACtga
- the LOC112222029 gene encoding MICOS complex subunit MIC10, producing MSEKELGKKLDRCLADSAVKLGAGLGLGIVFSVVFFKRHTWPVAFGLGMGLGMAYTNCQNDLRAPYLIQRNIKEQ from the exons ATGTCTGAAAAGGAACTGGGGAAAAAGCTGGATCGATGCCTCGCAGATAGCGCCGTTAAACTTG GTGCTGGTCTGGGCTTAGGAATCGTGTTTTCTGTGGTATTCTTCAAAC GACACACCTGGCCAGTTGCCTTTGGCTTAGGAATGGGGCTTGGCATGGCATACACAAACTGCCAGAATGATTTGAGAGCACCATATCTAATTCAGAGAAACATTAAG GAGCAGTAG